A single window of Cellulomonas sp. NTE-D12 DNA harbors:
- the pepN gene encoding aminopeptidase N, giving the protein MPGQNLTRDEARRRASLVQTASYEVALDLTTGPSTFLSRSTVRFTATEGASTFIDLIAPTVREVVLNGRGLDPADVVADARIRLDGLAAENELVVVADCAYMNTGEGLHRFVDPVDDEVYLYSQFEVADSRRVFAVFEQPDLKATFTFTVTAPAHWTVVSNGPAVGQPVRIEGGVNRNGGADHGIAVWQFETTPRISSYITAIVAGPYHGEHRELTSIDGRTIPLGVYCRASLAEHLDTDNIVDITRAGFAFYEQTFGTPYPFAKYDQLFVPEFNAGAMENAGCVTFVETYVFRSKVPDATVERRAVTILHELAHMWFGDLVTMQWWDDLWLNESFAEFQSTRATATVTPWTSAWTTFSSLEKSWAYRQDQLPSTHPIAADIRDLEDVEVNFDGITYAKGASVLRQLVAWVGEEEFDAGVRAYFAKHAYGNTRLRDLLSELEVTSGRDLSAWSRLWLEQAGVTLVRPAIEVDDDGVITSAAVLQEVPDTHPVQRPHRLAVGGYDLDASGRLVRTTRIELDVDGPSTPVPELVGMHRPDLLLVNDDDLAYAKTRLDPVSLAFATEHLAAFDASLPRTLVWAAAWDATRDGETPARGYVDLVLGNLAHETDSSVVLVLLRQLTTALDLYVAPEHRGATAAAAADRLLELARAAAAGSDLQLQLVKAFAARAVTEPQLSLVTDLLDGRLHLPGLSVDTDLRWELLSSLVTGGRAGEPDIAAQLAADPTATGQRAAAAARAAVPTAEAKETAWTSVVDRDDLPNAVQAATIAGFGRVHDVDLLVPFVDRYFEAIEEVWRTRTNEIAQTIVFGLYPVELVGHADVDLLARTDAWLGAHPDAAPALRRIVSENRDGVRRALAAQEADRRG; this is encoded by the coding sequence GTGCCCGGACAGAACCTGACCCGTGACGAGGCGCGCCGGCGCGCCTCCCTCGTCCAGACCGCCAGCTACGAGGTGGCTCTCGACCTGACCACGGGCCCGAGCACGTTCCTGTCCCGCAGCACGGTGCGGTTCACGGCCACCGAGGGCGCGTCGACCTTCATCGACCTGATCGCGCCGACGGTGCGCGAGGTGGTGCTCAACGGCCGCGGCCTGGACCCGGCCGACGTGGTGGCGGACGCGCGGATCCGGCTGGACGGGCTGGCGGCCGAGAACGAGCTGGTGGTCGTGGCGGACTGCGCCTACATGAACACCGGTGAGGGCCTCCACCGGTTCGTCGACCCGGTGGACGACGAGGTCTACCTGTACAGCCAGTTCGAGGTGGCCGACAGCCGGCGGGTGTTCGCGGTGTTCGAGCAGCCGGACCTCAAGGCGACGTTCACGTTCACCGTCACGGCGCCGGCGCACTGGACGGTCGTCTCCAACGGCCCCGCGGTCGGCCAGCCGGTGCGCATCGAGGGCGGCGTGAACCGCAACGGCGGCGCCGACCACGGCATCGCGGTGTGGCAGTTCGAGACGACGCCGCGCATCTCGTCGTACATCACCGCGATCGTCGCCGGTCCGTACCACGGTGAGCACCGCGAGCTGACCAGCATCGACGGGCGCACCATCCCGCTCGGGGTCTACTGCCGCGCCTCGCTGGCCGAGCACCTGGACACCGACAACATCGTCGACATCACGCGCGCCGGCTTCGCGTTCTACGAGCAGACGTTCGGCACGCCGTACCCGTTCGCCAAGTACGACCAGCTCTTCGTGCCCGAGTTCAACGCCGGTGCGATGGAGAACGCCGGCTGCGTCACCTTCGTCGAGACCTACGTCTTCCGCTCCAAGGTGCCGGACGCCACCGTCGAGCGCCGCGCCGTGACGATCCTGCACGAGCTGGCGCACATGTGGTTCGGCGACCTGGTCACCATGCAGTGGTGGGACGACCTGTGGCTCAACGAGTCGTTCGCCGAGTTCCAGTCCACCCGCGCGACCGCCACCGTCACGCCGTGGACCAGCGCCTGGACCACCTTCTCCTCGTTGGAGAAGAGCTGGGCGTACCGGCAGGACCAGCTGCCGTCCACGCACCCCATCGCCGCGGACATCCGTGACCTCGAGGACGTCGAGGTGAACTTCGACGGCATCACCTACGCCAAGGGCGCCAGCGTGCTGCGTCAGCTGGTGGCCTGGGTGGGCGAGGAGGAGTTCGACGCCGGTGTGCGGGCCTACTTCGCGAAGCACGCGTACGGCAACACCCGGCTGCGCGACCTGCTGAGCGAGCTGGAGGTCACCAGCGGCCGGGACCTGAGCGCCTGGTCGCGGCTGTGGCTCGAGCAGGCCGGGGTCACGCTGGTGCGGCCAGCGATCGAGGTGGACGACGACGGCGTCATCACGTCGGCCGCCGTGCTGCAGGAGGTTCCGGACACGCACCCCGTGCAGCGTCCGCACCGCCTGGCCGTCGGCGGCTACGACCTGGACGCGTCGGGCCGGCTGGTGCGCACCACGCGCATCGAGCTCGACGTCGACGGGCCGAGCACCCCGGTGCCGGAGCTGGTCGGGATGCACCGTCCCGACCTGCTGCTGGTCAACGACGACGACCTGGCCTACGCCAAGACCCGCCTGGACCCGGTCTCGCTCGCCTTCGCCACGGAGCACCTGGCCGCGTTCGACGCGTCGCTGCCCCGCACGCTGGTCTGGGCGGCCGCGTGGGACGCCACCCGCGACGGCGAGACGCCGGCCCGCGGCTACGTCGACCTGGTGCTGGGCAACCTCGCGCACGAGACGGACTCGTCGGTGGTGCTCGTCCTGCTGCGCCAGCTGACCACGGCCCTCGACCTGTACGTCGCGCCCGAGCACCGCGGTGCGACCGCCGCCGCCGCGGCCGACCGGCTGCTCGAGCTGGCCCGGGCGGCCGCCGCCGGCTCGGACCTGCAGCTCCAGCTGGTCAAGGCGTTCGCGGCCCGCGCCGTCACGGAGCCGCAGCTCAGCCTGGTCACCGACCTGCTGGACGGCAGGCTGCACCTGCCCGGCCTGTCGGTGGACACCGACCTGCGCTGGGAGCTCCTCAGCTCGCTCGTCACCGGTGGCCGCGCCGGGGAGCCTGACATCGCGGCCCAGCTCGCCGCCGACCCGACGGCCACCGGTCAGCGTGCCGCCGCCGCGGCCCGTGCGGCCGTGCCGACCGCCGAGGCGAAGGAGACCGCCTGGACCTCGGTGGTGGACCGGGACGACCTGCCGAACGCGGTGCAGGCCGCCACGATCGCCGGCTTCGGCCGGGTGCACGACGTGGACCTGCTGGTGCCCTTCGTCGACCGCTATTTCGAGGCGATCGAGGAGGTGTGGCGCACGCGGACCAACGAGATCGCGCAGACGATCGTGTTCGGCCTCTACCCGGTGGAGCTCGTCGGCCACGCGGACGTCGACCTGCTGGCCCGCACCGACGCCTGGCTCGGCGCCCACCCGGACGCCGCCCCGGCGCTCCGGCGGATCGTGTCGGAGAACCGCGACGGCGTCCGCCGCGCCCTGGCGGCGCAGGAGGCGGACCGCCGCGGCTGA
- a CDS encoding M13-type metalloendopeptidase — protein MTRSGIDVTALDPATRPADDLFAHVNGRWIASHTIPADRASDGVLRALRDRSEEQVRDIITELGEQVAAGQQQDEDAAKVGAVFASFMDTEAIEAAGLAPLRIDLALIEQASTQAELTGALGALQRTGAGGAVAFFVDNDARNPDRYVVHLTQSGLGLPDEAYYRDPQYATFLEAYRPHVARMLLLGGVASDQADADERAGRVVALETALAAHHWDVVKDRDAELTYNATTLADLADEAPEFDWHAWARALGAPEGSMDDLVIREPDFARGFASLWETEPLADWKDWMAFHAVSARAAFLTDELSQANFDFYGRTLTGAQEQRERWKRGVSFVEGVLGEAVGKQYVARHFPPEHKARMDALVGHLVEAYRESISGLEWMGAETRAKALAKLDAFTPKIGYPVRWRDYSDLVVRADDLVGNVRRASAFEQDWELAKIGKPIDRDEWFMTPQTVNAYYNPGMNEIVFPAAILQPPFFDADADDAVNYGGIGAVIGHEIGHGFDDQGSKYDGTGRLADWWTAEDRAEFEARTKALVDQYDAYSPAQLDGSHHVNGALTIGENIGDLGGMAIALKAYRIALGRPLEESPVIDGLTGVQRVLIGWAQAWRSKGRDAEVIRRLAVDPHSPEQFRCNGVVRNLDAFYEAFDVQPGDGLYLPPEERVSIW, from the coding sequence ATGACCCGTAGCGGCATCGACGTCACCGCCCTCGACCCGGCCACCCGTCCCGCGGACGACCTGTTCGCCCACGTGAACGGGCGCTGGATCGCCTCCCACACCATCCCGGCCGACCGGGCGTCCGACGGCGTGCTGCGCGCGCTGCGCGACCGCTCCGAGGAGCAGGTCCGCGACATCATCACCGAGCTCGGCGAGCAGGTCGCCGCCGGCCAGCAGCAGGACGAGGACGCCGCGAAGGTCGGCGCCGTCTTCGCCAGCTTCATGGACACGGAGGCGATCGAGGCCGCCGGGCTGGCCCCGCTGCGCATCGACCTGGCGCTGATCGAGCAGGCGAGCACGCAGGCGGAGCTGACCGGGGCGCTCGGCGCCCTGCAGCGCACCGGTGCCGGCGGCGCCGTCGCGTTCTTCGTCGACAACGACGCCAGGAACCCCGACCGCTACGTCGTGCACCTGACGCAGTCCGGTCTCGGCCTGCCGGACGAGGCCTACTACCGCGACCCCCAGTACGCCACCTTCCTCGAGGCGTACCGCCCGCACGTCGCCCGCATGCTGCTGCTCGGCGGCGTGGCGTCCGACCAGGCGGACGCGGACGAGCGCGCCGGCCGGGTGGTCGCCCTCGAGACGGCGCTCGCGGCGCACCACTGGGACGTCGTCAAGGACCGTGACGCGGAGCTGACCTACAACGCGACGACGCTGGCGGACCTCGCCGACGAGGCACCCGAGTTCGACTGGCACGCCTGGGCGCGTGCGCTCGGCGCGCCGGAGGGCTCGATGGACGACCTGGTGATCCGCGAGCCGGACTTCGCCCGTGGTTTTGCGAGCCTGTGGGAGACGGAGCCGCTGGCGGACTGGAAGGACTGGATGGCGTTCCACGCCGTCAGCGCCCGCGCCGCCTTCCTCACCGACGAGCTGAGCCAGGCGAACTTCGACTTCTACGGCCGCACGCTGACCGGCGCCCAGGAGCAGCGCGAGCGCTGGAAGCGCGGCGTCTCCTTCGTCGAGGGCGTGCTGGGCGAGGCGGTCGGCAAGCAGTACGTCGCCCGGCACTTCCCGCCCGAGCACAAGGCGCGGATGGACGCCCTGGTGGGCCACCTGGTCGAGGCGTACCGGGAGTCCATCTCGGGCCTGGAGTGGATGGGGGCGGAGACCCGCGCGAAGGCGCTGGCCAAGCTCGACGCGTTCACCCCGAAGATCGGCTACCCGGTGCGGTGGCGGGACTACTCGGACCTGGTGGTGCGCGCGGACGACCTGGTCGGCAACGTCCGGCGGGCGTCCGCCTTCGAGCAGGACTGGGAGCTGGCCAAGATCGGCAAGCCGATCGACCGCGACGAGTGGTTCATGACGCCGCAGACGGTCAACGCCTACTACAACCCCGGGATGAACGAGATCGTGTTCCCCGCCGCCATCCTGCAGCCGCCGTTCTTCGACGCGGACGCGGACGACGCGGTGAACTACGGCGGCATCGGCGCGGTGATCGGCCACGAGATCGGCCACGGGTTCGACGACCAGGGCAGCAAGTACGACGGCACCGGCCGGCTCGCCGACTGGTGGACCGCCGAGGACCGCGCCGAGTTCGAGGCCCGCACCAAGGCCCTGGTCGACCAGTACGACGCGTACTCCCCCGCCCAGCTGGACGGCAGCCACCACGTCAACGGCGCCCTGACGATCGGCGAGAACATCGGCGACCTCGGCGGCATGGCGATCGCGCTGAAGGCGTACCGGATCGCGCTCGGTCGGCCGCTGGAGGAGTCGCCGGTCATCGACGGGCTCACCGGCGTGCAGCGGGTGCTGATCGGCTGGGCGCAGGCGTGGCGGTCCAAGGGCCGCGACGCCGAGGTGATCCGGCGCCTGGCCGTCGACCCGCACAGCCCCGAGCAGTTCCGGTGCAACGGCGTCGTGCGCAACCTCGACGCGTTCTACGAGGCGTTCGACGTCCAGCCGGGCGACGGCCTGTACCTGCCGCCGGAGGAGCGCGTCAGCATCTGGTGA
- a CDS encoding ribose-5-phosphate isomerase has product MRIHVASDHAGFELKNAVVEHLSAAGHEVVDHGAHTYDPQDDYPSFCFAAGEAVVADPGSLGVVIGGSGNGEQIAANKVTGVRAALAWNDDTARLARQHNDANVVAIGARQHSVDDALALVTLFVDEPFSHDPRHQRRIDQLAQYERDRG; this is encoded by the coding sequence ATGCGCATCCACGTCGCCTCCGACCACGCCGGCTTCGAGCTGAAGAACGCGGTCGTCGAGCACCTGAGCGCGGCCGGCCACGAGGTCGTGGACCACGGCGCGCACACGTACGACCCGCAGGACGACTACCCGTCGTTCTGCTTCGCGGCCGGGGAGGCCGTCGTCGCCGACCCCGGGTCGCTCGGGGTGGTGATCGGGGGCTCGGGCAACGGTGAGCAGATCGCCGCCAACAAGGTGACGGGCGTCCGCGCGGCCCTGGCCTGGAACGACGACACCGCCCGCCTGGCGCGGCAGCACAACGACGCCAACGTGGTCGCGATCGGTGCCCGTCAGCACTCCGTGGACGACGCCCTCGCGCTGGTCACGCTGTTCGTCGACGAGCCGTTCTCGCACGACCCGCGGCACCAGCGCCGCATCGACCAGCTCGCGCAGTACGAGCGCGACCGCGGCTGA
- a CDS encoding GNAT family N-acetyltransferase, whose translation MTTLPDGYSTVEIGEDRQAEFRAVDRLAFAWPPDPEVDAQVPFTVPFDRAMAVQGPGGRLAAVHGSYPFTLPVPGGVVPCAGLTWVGVRPDERRRGLLTSMIATHVERSLARREPVSALFAAEQGIYGRFGYGCAADAVRLTLPRRAALRPVPGSDALTVELATADADLHEDLVDRLHVAAGAGRPGWVVRSTPALRRRILVDPPQWRAGGEPMQLATVRAPGGEPRGFALLRRTPRWTEAGPEFSVEVLAAVALDASATHRLWSFLLDLDLTTTVSTPKLALDDPLLSLLVDQRPGRPRLEDNLWVRLLDLPTALSLRRYLAPLDTVLEVTDALVPANAGRWRLWSHSPDDQGTWALAVERTDQDAQLRADVRELGAAYLGGRSLAGLVAAGLVEERTPGAGVRAAAAFGWPVAPLCSWTF comes from the coding sequence ATGACGACGCTGCCCGACGGCTACAGCACGGTCGAGATCGGCGAGGACCGCCAGGCGGAGTTCCGGGCGGTGGACCGGTTGGCCTTCGCCTGGCCCCCGGACCCCGAGGTCGACGCACAGGTGCCGTTCACCGTTCCGTTCGACCGGGCGATGGCGGTCCAGGGGCCGGGAGGTCGGCTCGCGGCCGTGCACGGCTCGTACCCGTTCACGCTGCCGGTGCCGGGCGGCGTGGTGCCCTGCGCGGGCCTGACCTGGGTCGGGGTACGTCCCGACGAGCGCAGGCGGGGGCTGCTCACGTCGATGATCGCCACCCACGTCGAGAGGTCCCTGGCCCGCCGCGAGCCTGTCTCGGCCCTGTTCGCGGCCGAGCAGGGCATCTACGGCCGGTTCGGCTACGGCTGCGCGGCGGACGCGGTTCGGCTGACCCTCCCCCGCCGGGCCGCGCTGCGTCCCGTCCCGGGATCGGACGCCCTGACGGTCGAGCTCGCGACGGCGGACGCCGACCTGCACGAGGACCTCGTCGACCGGCTGCACGTCGCCGCAGGTGCCGGCAGGCCGGGCTGGGTGGTGCGCAGCACGCCCGCCCTGCGCCGGCGCATCCTGGTCGACCCGCCGCAGTGGCGCGCCGGGGGCGAGCCGATGCAGCTGGCGACCGTGCGCGCGCCGGGTGGTGAGCCGCGCGGCTTCGCGCTGCTGCGCCGGACACCCCGCTGGACCGAGGCGGGGCCGGAGTTCTCCGTGGAGGTGCTCGCCGCCGTCGCGCTGGACGCATCGGCGACGCACCGGCTCTGGTCGTTCCTCCTCGACCTGGACCTCACCACCACCGTCAGCACGCCGAAGCTGGCCTTGGACGACCCCCTGCTCTCGCTGCTCGTCGACCAACGGCCCGGCCGCCCCCGGCTGGAGGACAACCTGTGGGTGCGGCTCCTCGACCTGCCGACCGCGCTGTCCTTGCGCCGCTACCTGGCGCCCCTCGACACCGTCCTCGAGGTGACCGACGCCCTGGTCCCCGCGAACGCGGGCAGGTGGCGGCTGTGGTCGCACAGCCCCGACGACCAGGGGACGTGGGCGCTCGCCGTCGAGCGCACCGACCAGGACGCGCAGCTGCGGGCCGACGTCCGTGAGCTGGGCGCCGCCTACCTCGGTGGCAGGTCGCTGGCCGGCCTGGTCGCCGCCGGGCTGGTCGAGGAGCGCACGCCCGGTGCCGGCGTGCGCGCCGCCGCGGCGTTCGGGTGGCCGGTCGCGCCGTTGTGCAGCTGGACCTTCTGA